GCAAGTCAACCATCGGAGGACAGATAATGTTTTTGACTGGAATGGTTGACAAAAGAACACTGGAGAAATATGAAAGAGAAGctaaggaaaaaaacagagaaacctGGTATTTGTCCTGGGCCTTAGATACAAATCAGGAGGAACGAGACAAGGGTAAAACAGTCGAAGTGGGTCGTGCCTATtttgaaacagaaaggaaacatTTCACAATTTTAGATGCCCCTGGCCACAAGAGTTTTGTCCCAAATATGATTGGTGGTGCTTCTCAAGCTGATTTGGCTGTGCTGGTCATCTCTGCCAGGAAAGGAGAGTTTGAAACTGGATTTGAAAAAGGTGGACAGACAAGAGAACATGCGATGTTGGCAAAAACGGCAGGGGTGAAACATTTAATAGTGCTTATTAATAAGATGGATGATCCCACAGTAAATTGGAGCATCGAGAGATATgaagaatgtaaagaaaaactGGTACCCTTTTTGAAAAAAGTAGGCTTCAGTCCAAAAAAGGACATTCACTTTATGCCCTGCTCAGGACTGACCGGAGCAAATATTAAAGAGCAGTCAGATTTCTGCCCTTGGTACACTGGATTACCATTTATTCCGTATTTGGATAACTTGCCAAACTTCAACAGATCAATTGATGGACCAATAAGACTGCCAATTGTGGATAAGTACAAAGATATGGGCACTGTGGTCCTGGGAAAGCTGGAATCTGGGTCCATTTTTAAAGGCCAGCAGCTCGTGATGATGCCAAACAAGCACAATGTAGAAGTTCTTGGAATACTTTCTGATGATACTGAAACTGATTTTGTAGCCCCAGGTGAAAACCTCAAAATCAGACTGAAGGGAATTGAAGAAGAAGAGATTCTTCCAGGATTCATACTTTGTGATCCTAGTAACCTCTGCCATTCTGGACGCACGTTTGATGTTCAGATAGTGATTATTGAGCACAAATCCATCATCTGCCCAGGTTATAATGCGGTGCTGCACATTCATACTTGTATTGAGGAAGTTGAGATAACAGCCTTAATCTCCTTGGTAGACAAAAAATCAGGAGAAAAAAGTAAGACACGACCCCGCTTCGTGAAAC
This genomic stretch from Pongo pygmaeus isolate AG05252 chromosome X, NHGRI_mPonPyg2-v2.0_pri, whole genome shotgun sequence harbors:
- the GSPT2 gene encoding eukaryotic peptide chain release factor GTP-binding subunit ERF3B, whose amino-acid sequence is MDSGSSSSDSAPDCWDQVDMEAPGSAPSGDGVSSAVAEAQREPLSSAFSRQLNVNAKPFVPNVHAAEFVPSFLRGPSQPPTLPAGSGSNDETCTGAGYPQGKRMGRGAPVEPSREEPLVSLEGSNSAVTMELSEPVVENGEVEMALEESWEHSKEVSEAEPGGGSSGDSGPPEESGQEMMEEKEEIRKSKSVIVPSGAPKKEHVNVVFIGHVDAGKSTIGGQIMFLTGMVDKRTLEKYEREAKEKNRETWYLSWALDTNQEERDKGKTVEVGRAYFETERKHFTILDAPGHKSFVPNMIGGASQADLAVLVISARKGEFETGFEKGGQTREHAMLAKTAGVKHLIVLINKMDDPTVNWSIERYEECKEKLVPFLKKVGFSPKKDIHFMPCSGLTGANIKEQSDFCPWYTGLPFIPYLDNLPNFNRSIDGPIRLPIVDKYKDMGTVVLGKLESGSIFKGQQLVMMPNKHNVEVLGILSDDTETDFVAPGENLKIRLKGIEEEEILPGFILCDPSNLCHSGRTFDVQIVIIEHKSIICPGYNAVLHIHTCIEEVEITALISLVDKKSGEKSKTRPRFVKQDQVCIARLRTAGTICLETFKDFPQMGRFTLRDEGKTIAIGKVLKLVPEKD